The following coding sequences are from one Armatimonadota bacterium window:
- a CDS encoding cobalamin-dependent protein (Presence of a B(12) (cobalamin)-binding domain implies dependence on cobalamin itself, in one of its several forms, or in some unusual lineages, dependence on a cobalamin-like analog.) — protein MAANRCPHLLLMHPPAVFDFRERPLNHWLLSKAVDTAPVFEYYPVGFITILDHLEQRGREVRLANLAIKMQNRRFDPRRFVREHRPLLFGIDLHWAQHADGALSLARLCKQEHPDLPVVLGGLSASYFRAEIMHNPDVDFVLRGETTEEPLAQLLDCLEAKREPAEVPNLVWRRGSTATSRGATVVENPFTHRPTTLTTRINYERLFQHIRRTRDLRGSLLTGQHWPVYCANLLLFCKGCVENCAICGGSNWAQGLEQTPLWDTDILADMCVAARRMTRFPIRVPGDIRQGDWRGFLAALKRRGFTRAMHFDLFRPGDAEFYQALADAVPEPQGTIGPVTHDEELRARYGFDYDNAVLERTIEEFLGVGGALSLFFYIGIPGQTAHSARATTDYALDLLRRFQRGRKRRLDVYVSALAPFIDPGSLAFTHPEKYGYRLRCRTLEDHRQAMRQPDWWDTLNYESEAMSRFELAQAAIEAEIRVTKARRDAGLYPGRFARRDLRRLEQEAKRLAGSPLARGAEQSDQSV, from the coding sequence ATGGCTGCTAACCGCTGCCCGCACCTGCTGCTGATGCACCCCCCGGCGGTATTCGACTTCCGCGAACGGCCGCTCAATCACTGGCTGCTGAGCAAGGCGGTGGACACCGCGCCGGTGTTCGAGTACTACCCGGTGGGCTTCATCACCATCCTCGACCATCTCGAGCAGCGCGGGCGCGAGGTGCGGCTGGCCAACCTGGCGATCAAGATGCAGAACCGCCGCTTCGACCCCCGGCGGTTCGTGCGCGAGCACCGCCCCCTGCTGTTCGGCATTGACCTGCACTGGGCGCAGCACGCCGACGGCGCGTTGAGCCTGGCGCGGCTGTGCAAGCAGGAGCACCCCGACCTCCCCGTCGTCCTCGGCGGGCTGTCGGCGAGCTACTTCCGCGCCGAGATCATGCACAACCCCGACGTGGATTTCGTGTTGCGGGGCGAGACGACGGAGGAGCCGCTGGCCCAACTGCTAGACTGCCTGGAAGCCAAGCGCGAGCCCGCGGAAGTGCCTAACCTGGTGTGGCGGCGCGGATCCACCGCGACGAGTCGGGGTGCCACGGTGGTGGAAAACCCCTTCACCCATCGCCCCACCACCCTCACCACGCGCATCAACTACGAGCGGCTGTTCCAGCACATCCGCCGCACCCGCGACCTGCGGGGGAGCCTGCTTACCGGCCAGCACTGGCCGGTCTATTGCGCCAACCTGCTGCTGTTCTGCAAGGGGTGTGTCGAGAACTGCGCCATCTGCGGCGGGTCGAACTGGGCGCAGGGGCTGGAGCAAACGCCGCTGTGGGACACCGACATCCTGGCCGACATGTGCGTCGCCGCGCGGCGGATGACGCGCTTCCCCATCCGGGTGCCGGGGGACATCCGCCAGGGCGACTGGCGGGGGTTTCTGGCCGCGCTCAAGCGCCGGGGGTTCACGCGCGCCATGCACTTCGACCTCTTCCGCCCCGGCGACGCGGAGTTCTATCAGGCGCTCGCGGATGCCGTGCCCGAGCCGCAAGGGACGATCGGGCCGGTGACCCACGACGAAGAGCTGCGCGCGCGCTACGGGTTCGATTATGACAACGCCGTCCTCGAACGCACGATCGAGGAGTTCCTGGGCGTGGGGGGAGCGCTGTCCCTGTTCTTCTACATCGGCATCCCCGGGCAGACCGCGCACAGCGCGCGCGCGACGACGGACTATGCGCTCGACCTGCTCAGGCGCTTCCAGCGCGGGCGCAAGCGGCGCTTGGATGTCTATGTCTCCGCGCTGGCGCCGTTTATTGATCCCGGCAGCCTGGCCTTCACGCATCCCGAGAAGTACGGCTACCGGCTGCGCTGCCGCACCCTGGAGGATCACCGCCAGGCCATGCGCCAGCCGGACTGGTGGGATACGCTCAACTACGAATCGGAGGCCATGAGCCGGTTTGAGCTCGCCCAGGCCGCTATCGAGGCGGAGATACGGGTGACCAAAGCCCGTCGCGACGCGGGTCTATACCCCGGCCGCTTCGCCCGCCGCGACCTGCGGCGGCTGGAGCAGGAGGCCAAGCGGCTGGCGGGGTCGCCGCTGGCGCGGGGCGCGGAGCAGAGCGATCAATCGGTGTAA
- a CDS encoding Gfo/Idh/MocA family oxidoreductase — MTEKKIGWGFIGSGSIARHFATGLQAVPDAEPVAVWSPSPERRQRFAQAFAARAHDRCEDLVNAPEVDVVYVASPHSAHMENSLAALNAGKPVLCEKPFCINERQAREVVKTARARRLFLMEAMWTRFFPLMAKVREMTAGGMIGEVRMVAADFGFRAEFDPGSRLFDPGLGGGALLDVGVYLVSLSSMLLGPPTRIAAMAHVGPSGVDERCAFILGDDAGRFAICHAAVTTHTPQAATIMGSEGRIEIHPQWWRPAQMTVHAAGKPAQDYEYPPAGNGYNYEAAEVLRCLRAGEMESPIMPLDESLAIMKTMDNLRARWGLRYPME, encoded by the coding sequence GTGACGGAGAAGAAAATCGGCTGGGGCTTCATCGGCTCGGGCAGCATCGCGCGGCACTTCGCGACCGGCCTCCAGGCGGTGCCCGATGCCGAGCCGGTCGCCGTGTGGTCGCCGTCGCCCGAACGCCGGCAGCGGTTCGCGCAAGCATTCGCCGCGCGTGCGCACGATCGCTGCGAGGACCTGGTGAATGCGCCCGAGGTGGACGTGGTGTACGTCGCCTCGCCCCACTCCGCGCACATGGAGAACAGCCTCGCCGCGCTCAACGCCGGCAAGCCGGTGCTGTGCGAGAAGCCATTTTGCATCAACGAGCGGCAAGCTCGCGAGGTCGTGAAGACGGCGCGCGCCCGGCGGCTGTTCCTGATGGAGGCGATGTGGACGCGCTTCTTCCCGTTGATGGCGAAGGTGCGGGAGATGACAGCCGGGGGGATGATCGGCGAGGTGCGCATGGTGGCGGCGGACTTCGGCTTCCGCGCGGAATTCGACCCCGGCAGCCGCCTCTTCGATCCCGGCCTGGGCGGCGGCGCGCTGCTGGATGTTGGCGTGTACCTGGTGTCCTTGTCCTCAATGCTGCTGGGTCCACCCACCCGCATCGCCGCCATGGCGCATGTCGGGCCCTCCGGCGTGGATGAGCGCTGCGCCTTTATCCTGGGCGATGACGCCGGTCGGTTCGCCATCTGCCACGCCGCGGTTACCACCCACACTCCGCAGGCAGCGACCATCATGGGCAGCGAGGGGCGGATCGAGATCCATCCCCAGTGGTGGAGGCCGGCGCAGATGACGGTGCACGCGGCGGGGAAGCCGGCCCAGGACTACGAGTATCCGCCGGCGGGCAACGGCTACAACTACGAGGCGGCCGAGGTCCTGCGCTGCCTGCGCGCGGGGGAGATGGAAAGCCCGATCATGCCCCTCGACGAGAGCCTGGCGATCATGAAGACGATGGACAACCTCCGTGCCCGGTGGGGCCTGCGGTACCCGATGGAATGA
- a CDS encoding type II toxin-antitoxin system HicA family toxin, with amino-acid sequence MGRLAGFSGAEVIRRLRRAGFVFDRQAKGSHEIWLHPQTRRRTTIPNHPGALPEGTVRAIIREAALSVDEFLAFG; translated from the coding sequence GTGGGGCGGCTGGCGGGCTTCTCTGGGGCCGAGGTGATCCGTCGCCTACGTCGGGCCGGATTCGTGTTCGACCGTCAAGCCAAGGGCAGCCACGAAATCTGGCTCCATCCGCAGACGAGGCGACGAACCACAATCCCCAATCACCCAGGCGCGTTGCCTGAGGGCACGGTGCGAGCGATTATCCGCGAGGCCGCTCTATCGGTGGATGAGTTCCTTGCTTTCGGGTAA
- a CDS encoding type II toxin-antitoxin system HicB family antitoxin: MAERLVDIEVERLPEGGYVATSPVLQGLVAQGRTLAETLEIAQDVARKLIESHLEHGDPLPPELAEPAGEPIRLRIAVAA, from the coding sequence ATGGCCGAGCGCCTAGTAGACATCGAAGTGGAGCGGCTTCCCGAAGGTGGCTATGTCGCCACCAGCCCGGTATTGCAGGGGCTCGTCGCGCAAGGACGCACGCTGGCGGAGACCCTGGAGATCGCGCAAGACGTTGCCCGGAAGTTGATCGAGTCCCACCTGGAGCATGGCGACCCGTTGCCCCCTGAGCTCGCGGAACCGGCGGGAGAGCCGATCCGTCTGCGCATCGCGGTGGCCGCGTAG